In Dermacentor variabilis isolate Ectoservices chromosome 1, ASM5094787v1, whole genome shotgun sequence, the genomic stretch GTCTGGTATCCGCTGTTGAACCCAATGTCATGGTCCTTGTGCCAGACACAGTGGCATATTGCAACGGAAGGAAGATCAGGTCATTCAGTGAGTTGTTGAAGGACAGTGCTGTACTAGAAGATTTAGATTTGGTTGTAGACGACGTCGAAGTGGAACACGACATGTGGGTAGCGACACTAATGTAGACTGCTGAACAACCCGAGCACCCACCAGTAGAGCAGAGCGAAAGCGCGTTTCACAACGCCCTCGCTCTCCCCATGAGCGAAATGATAACTGGCACTCATGACCTAGAAGCGGGAGACCTCGACATCCTCAACATGCCTACCATGTTCTGCTCCGCAGCTGACATTGACCATTCGGTCATGGTTTACCTGCAGAGCAAGAGAATACTCAAGGCCGTGAACGACAACAGCACACTGTGCGAAATGCCGGAGCCGGAGGGATGCAGGAACGTGCAGTTCATATTCTGCAGAAACCATGTGCCCCACATAGGTCATTTAAAGAATATCCTCCGAGAAAACTACATCATTCGTATTGACTACATGGTCGGTACGGTTGGCGGCGGGAGGAGGTGTGCTACCGCCTCATGTGGCAGGAAGGGCTTCAAACGTGCACCAAACAAGTCTCGCAGAGTTTGGCCTGCTGCTGAAGGCCAGTACGGCACAGCAAGACATCCCTGCAGCGCCGAGCAAACTTGGCGAACTAGCGTAAGTTGTGGAACGGTTTAATGGTTTATTCAAACTGCCTTTCTGTCTCCATTTTGAGTAATCCAAAGTGAATCTAGTCAAGTTGCACAAACCACGACTGAATGCCAAGCGCAACAGAGCATATGTCACACATAGCAGGCGAACACTATGAAGGCTGCAGTGACTTTACTGCTCTAATTGGGAGTAAGAAATAGTTCCTAACATACGAAAGAGAATGTACAGTATCTCTTAATTCAATGTAACATCAGGCCTCATACTTTTATGTTGCAATATATGATGTCACTATGTGACATGGGAGGTATCAAAAACCGGAACCTCTTTAGCACCGGACATACGAAGTGGCACGTTTCTGCGACCAGTGGCCACAGCCCACAGTTTGTGCTTACGCTTGCAACCAAACATAGTATGAGACATGTTAGAAGCACAAGGGTGCACTGATAACCTTATGGCCACATCTTGCAGTTGTGATGTGAAGTAGGTTATTCCATAGAAAGTATCACAAATGAATATGTTACTCGAAAAAAACACTGAGTGAAATTCTTATAGCTGCACTACTTGCATGGCAGCCACAGTGTTGCCTGCTAAGTGTGAATGCAGCATAGCGAACAAACACATTTCGTTTCTGTCATTAGCATCTGACATGAAAATGCCTAGACTTGCCTCCACAGGTTGTACCTTTGTCCTTCACACCATGTATATACAGGTGACGTGTCTGGATGAACTCTAGTCATCAGACATCTTTAGCTGTGTTGTATGAGGCCTGTGGGGTAGCTCCTCTGGTGGTGGGTGCTGTAATACAACCCTAACGTTTTGTTGTCTTTTCTCCTGTATTTAAACATCTTTCACCGAAATCTGTGTGGTTAATCTGGAGGTCAGCTGTGAATCTGAGAGACAGAATTTATTTGAGTGAAACAATTGGGAAGAGAGAAATATCTCCATACCAGTTTGAAAATGAGAGTCCTTATGTTGCGATGACAATTCAGCTTCTTTCTCGGAAGCCAAATCGACCTCGAGATATCATGACTCAGATTTTTGAAACATGGATAGAGGCTTTTCTTGTGTGGTATTACTTTTTGGCAGAGCCCCTTTCCCTTTTTTGTATTAAAGTGTCCAATTGATCAGCACAGCATGCCCACAGGCATAGAATGAATTAAATGGAATGAATAAAGTTGCATCTTTACATATAACTGACTGCACACAACCAAAAACAGCTAGCTGcaacgcatattttttttattcggggCATGGCTGTGCACGGTGAACCACAGTCTCGCGGCAATGGACAAGAAGGGCCAAGCAGTGTTCCAAACTGCAACCTTGACGACGTCCAGAAATAGGGAAGTAGCAGTCTGCCTCCAGGACCCAGTTGCTCCAAATGGCCGTTGGCAAATTCGCTTGGAAAGGGACAGGCTGACAAGGAAGATGGTGAACATGGCTTACCTTTTCACGTGTGACATATTGTAGCAGTGCATAAAAAGAATGTATGCTCTCTGGGGCTTTTATTGAGAGCGTTTTTGAGAGCGTTATTGAGAGCTTTTATTGAGAGCTTATTATAAGCGTTTTATTGAGGTACCAAGCTTCTTCTCGCACATGCTCACCATAATGACACGCCATCATGCCACCATCTAACAAAACACACCTGCATCAATATAAAATGCTTGTTCCAATGAAGAAATGTCCCTTGATATTCAGTATTCAGTCCTGTTACTTCGTGTCTCCCCTTCATCTTCGTATATTACACTTTAATAACTGTGAATCAATACAAATCATTCCATTCACTATCCTCTGGTACTTATCTTGTCCGCAAGCAATAATCCTCATCCATCTTACATGCATTTCCTCTTGTCAAACACTGTGCTCACTATCCTTTCAAGCATACTATCACTTGTTAGTAGGCATTGACATTCGTGACCTGAAAGTAGAAGGcacacaacattaaaaaaaaaaaaaagccaagcaaGGTAGATTGCGTTTATTTGTTTCGGACAAGACAAGCCCCAAGGAGTGCTAACCTCCAGTGTTGAGTGACTGGTCCACATTCTTTTCATAATCAGAATCCTTGGTAAATTCGTTATGAAGATACAAGGTTCTGTATAGTATATAGTGACATACAGACAGTGTAGGATTGATTGTGAATAATACGAATGACGCGATTTTGGATATCCTCGTGAGATCCCTTGTAGTTTGAAATGCACATTGTCTCTTATACTCCTCAAAATTCTTGTAAGAGATTATGTAGAATATTCTTCCAGGATATAATGTCTGGTGCTTGTGGAACTATGTGGAAGTGGTTTAAGCTCATTTCTGCTGCCCGCTTTCCTAAAGATTGGCACTAACTTGATCTAGACCATTGCGTAGGCACAGATGACAAAAAGCAGCCTTGCAGAATGTTTTGAATACCTCGAGTTGACAAGAGAAGAAGCCATGATGTTAAGTGTTCATCATTCCTTAAGAGAGCAAAGCTGCTTTATGCGACAAGAACATGAATTGACAGTTACTTTCTCCGTCTTCATGGAGATTCTGCCATCAGCGTCCTAACTGGAGTATGGGTTTTTCACATTGGTAACATAGCAGTCGGTAATAAGAACTGAACTTGTAAAGCAGTTAAACAGCTCAGTTGCCTTTTGGTCTGAGGAGGATATGGTGTCCACGCAAAGAAGCGTACCTCTTAGCCTGTACTCATGCAGTTgctaatatttttttatgttgtatTTCAGTAACTGGCTCATCATTACCCACGGGTCCTGCCACCTGCAATGTAAGTGATATAGGACAGGTAATTGGTGTAACCTGGGAGTGGGCAAGAAACAGTTTAGGGAGTCAACCCCCCTCCTCCGAATATTTCTGACGAACCCCTCTCCTTTCCCACGGAGCAGAAAGATTCAGGAGGTGGGCTCCAAAAGAAggacatggatgaaagggaaagcttgaatgtgaaagccaGAGGAGGGGCTAGTGGCGGTCTGGAGGGGTTTGTCATGTCACCGTACCTAGAACTTAAGTTTATCTAGTTTCCTCCCAACCGCTACCATGTCTCGAGTAGCaacgtttccttgccttctcacgtcaccttttgcGTATCCTCTCCCCCTCCCTTCCTCTTTGtatgagaactgcgagcgaagagcaGCAAGGCTGATGTTCACTCGTTTTGCCATTGCATCAgatctacccattctctgccttctttccccctcctctctaccattctctCTAGCTTCCCTCTGAATGTGGGtgtagtagaaaggtaagcgctgccaTTTCTGCAGTGGTTTTACGGGCAGGCACGGATAATTGTAGCTgtgaagaggctaatgtggcgattgacgcccagggagctccagatggCATTGTGCATGTTCGAccggtgcaaaggtccaaacgagtttctagcATCTTCTTACCTCTCTGCCATGCTCCTTCCATGTACGCATGCTCTGAACCACGCACCATGAGgggaaacattaaaaaaagaaagcttcactttaaaagaaCTCTGATTTGTGCACGGCAAAATATATCAAGGCCGTGAAGGCTGAGCCAGGGAAGCTAGAAACTGCCACAATAAACTAATGGGATGGCAAGTAGGAGGATGGCCTTGAAGTTAATACAGAAACGGAAATATAGCAAGGTTAATGGAGCCGCGTCACATCCCGCTATGCCAGTGGTTCGGCAGAACAGTGAACCTTGGTAGCACAGCATGCCAGCATAGCAGAGGCGAGGCGGACTGGTGGGACCGCATAAAGGAGCGTTACAGAGGAAAGGTGAACATACATGTTCGGCTTGAAAGAATATTTTCAGATCCAATCCAATGTTTGAACCTAAATGTCGCAAAGCTTGTTTGAGTTGGCGAAGTAGCTGTAGTGAAGGACACGCACACAGCCTCAATGCCTGTCAAATGCCTCTTTATGTTAAAGTGTGTGTTGGTGAGAATTTTATGCACAGAGGAATATGATAGATATgtaaatacatttaaggcttctGTGCCCCATGCGTCTCAGTGGCGCATGTGCATTCTGGGGGATAGGCAAAGAATGGGCAACATACCCCATGGCATATatttagtgacccaagttgtctacctggCAAGAAAGCATCTGCAGCAAGGAAGAAAGCGGCAAAGAAAGCTGTCATTTAAAACTGATTGTTTTTCTTAATGGTTAATATCGTTTTACAGTTCCTGCTCCATGTACGCCAAAATCCAAACACATGTTTTGCAGGCTACCATGAGCGGGAAATCCACTGCTGCTGGGCCCACCCTGGAGCCTACAGTCTATCTCTTCTCGGGCAGGAAGGGCACAGTGATGCAAGTCTTTGTCTCTTCCGCCATGGTGGAAGCCAGAAAGGGGCAGACTATCCGGGAAGTGACGGTCACTGTGGACTGCTTCTACAGGGACGGCAGGACGGTCCTGAGCAAACTCAGCCAAGTTCTCCAGAAGAGGGACATCGTCAACATCGACTACAGTCGAAGCTCGATACATGAAACAGCTGGATGATCGCGAAATAGTTTATTATAGgcagaattcgatatataaatACATGTCAAAAATGCATAAAGAACTTGTACAAATCAATTAATGAACTAATTTACATGAATAGAGGTAGGGGATTTTCAGCTGGAAATAGCATTTCAGTCGGAACCTTTCGATGGACAGCTAGAAATCAAATTTTCCAGATGGAAATTGACTTTGCTCCTGCCCAAAACAATATTTTTAAATTGTGTTTCTGGGTGGTAATAGAACTTTCTCTACTGGGGCTCCCAATAACTGGCTGGAAATAATTTTCCAGCTGGAAACAGAACCTACTGCAGCTATGTGACCAGACATTCCAAGGTGAAAATGCCAGGTATGGCTGGCATATTTAATATAACCGTTTCATCTGTCTTTACGAATGAACCTAACCATAGTGAAACAGAGCAGTTTTCTGTTGGTTTACCTGAAATGCCACCTATAATTAAGCATTAGTTTCTCAGGTATCCTGTCCTTAATTGAAAAAATGAAGTTGTCATCTTCTACTGGTAGGGACAAAATAAATTCCAAGCTCTTAAAAAACACTAGGCACATATCCGCCGAATTTTTACTATTGCTGTTTTCCCAGTAACTCTCCTCAGGAATTCTCACGACTGGAAgtgtgggaaggtcattccagttcacaaagcagGCAGCAGAGACTGTCCGCTAAATTACCGCCCCGTATCTCTAACCAGTGTGTGCTGCAAACTCGTGgagcatatcatgcatatcatATACTCTCAGATCATGCAGTTCCTTGATCTTAACAGCTTTTTTAATCCctctcaacatggatttcgagaAGGCGCCTCATGCGAATCCCAACCagccctttttcttcacgacTTGCATGCTAACCCCAACACTAACCTACAAACAGATGCTATTTTTCTTGACTTCGCCAAGGCTTTTGACAAAATACTACACAAGCGTCTACTAATGAAGCTCTCCCAACTAAACCTGCCACCCGACATTCTAAACTAGATTGCCGAATTTCTGACTAACCACTCTGTTTGTTTCCCTTAACAATGTCAAGTCTTAACTCACTCCTTGTAATGTCCGGTGTGCTGCAGAGATCTGTCCTCGGCccgcttttatttctaatatatatcaacGACTTGCCTAACAATTCATTATGTAAGATCCGCATGTTCACTGACGACTGCAACATAACTAACACATCTCACCAGATAGCCCTACAGAATGATCTTAATAATGTGTTCGAATGGTgtaaccgctggctaatgacgcttaatcctaacaaatgtaaattagttTCCTTCCACCGTCCCAAAAACCCGCTTCGATTTACTTTTGAAATTGCTAACATACCAGTTGAAACGAGTGAATCCTATACATACCTTGGTGTAACACTAACCCCTGATCTTTCCTGGCACACCCATGTCACGAAtatcatttcatcggctaaccgatcattaggatttctaaaacgtcatctgcgtcACTCACCCTACCACGTAAGACTTTTGGCTTACCAATCGCTAATTCAgcccaaacttgagtacgcatcaccaatctggagccctcaccaaatTTATTTGATCAatgctatcgaagcagtgcaaaatcgtgctgctcgcttcattaatTCTTCTTATTCATACGATATCAGCGTGTCATCCCTTAAATATGAAtctggtctgcccactctttGGTCTCTccgcaggatcgccacactatcactttaccacaagttttatcacagttctttcagccatcAACCTCACATCGCTCCTGCCACGCGCACTTCCCCCCACACGAGCCATCCGCTTCAAGTCACCCGATCCCGTTCTGGCACCACAACTTTTActgcatcatttttttgccgtgcagcttcagaatggaatggccttccccacgacattgtttcaatcacctgtGCATCACGAtttattcaaagtgtatccatGTACCTGTCTTGTTAATAAGCTGTGGAATTAGTAACATCtctgtacaacccaccccttatgtaacacccccttgtggggtctttaaggaaataaagtgaagtgaagtgaaggccTTCTGAGCTAAATGGGGAACATATGAAAGTCAGTTGAGAAAAGTTGTTTCCATTTGCAAGAACTGATACAGCAACTTGGAAATGTCCCATCACATTGAATGTTAGCTTTAGCATGGGAACTATATCGTGCCATCAGATTGTCCTACCGTCAAGATTCCCGCCTGCACACCGAGAACACCTCTGCGGGTCCTGCATAAACCTTTGTTTATACATTGCAGATGCCTAGAATTATAATAAAGTCATCTGTTCCTTCCATTGGCCTCAAGAAACTTACCCTGACTGTGCCCGTGTATAATGATGGGTCTGCCAAACCATATTCATCCTACGTATTGTAACGGATGGGATGAGTTTATTTACAAGGTGATAGATGGTTAGCGTAGAGCAAGGGACAAAATAGTCATCCATGGCCAACAAACAGTGGCCAGCTCCTCGCGCGCCCCTCTACTTTCTCTTCCTTCGGCTGTGCCGCGCAGCGTGACAATATGATCATTGCTCGGCATTTTCAACTAGACCATAGGTCAACGTCAATTACCGGAGAAGTTGTTGCAATCCAGGCGGGACTTAGATTTTTCTCCAAGGGTCCTCCTCGTGCATCGATGATGATGCTCTGCCATTCTAAGCAGGCTCTTCAAACCATTGGCTGCATCCTCACACGGGGCCCATATTATTCATTAGCTCTTTAAATAGCAGAACAtctcgatcatgcaaatagaaatggccacaatatcACCTTTCAGAGGAGACACGCACACAGAGCTGTGATTAGGAATGAATAAGCAGcaactgaagcgaaaactgctttaaccctttcagggtcaatgacgtaaagaTACGCCGCCATGAAGAAGTTCAAAATGGTGAAGAGGCAGACAAAaccgtcttcttttctttcaagCTTTACTTTGGTTGGCGTAGTGGCCCGGGCTTTCTCTACCTTTTCACCATGAACCATCTGGACCAGACGGATGTACATAAATATCATTGTAAGAGCAAGAACATTAGagacatcaaatttttaattcttataagtttatttatttatttatttatttatagtaccctcagaATGAGTATACATTaattatagaggggagaggctaCATAAAGGAGGTAAAAAAATGATACACAGAAAAGGCACAGTATGTGTAACAATAAAAAATTATGCTAGCTCACTAATTTACACAA encodes the following:
- the LOC142584347 gene encoding uncharacterized protein LOC142584347; this translates as MSEMITGTHDLEAGDLDILNMPTMFCSAADIDHSVMVYLQSKRILKAVNDNSTLCEMPEPEGCRNVQFIFCRNHVPHIGHLKNILRENYIIRIDYMVGTVGGGRRCATASCGRKGFKRAPNKSRRVWPAAEGQYGTARHPCSAEQTWRTSATMSGKSTAAGPTLEPTVYLFSGRKGTVMQVFVSSAMVEARKGQTIREVTVTVDCFYRDGRTVLSKLSQVLQKRDIVNIDYSRSSIHETAG